A DNA window from Arachis duranensis cultivar V14167 chromosome 3, aradu.V14167.gnm2.J7QH, whole genome shotgun sequence contains the following coding sequences:
- the LOC107480132 gene encoding succinate dehydrogenase assembly factor 2, mitochondrial has product MGSLRLGVINLRRFLTSSNPTASPLPRYSLSSPFSSLHIDLSDEESKRRLFNRLIYRSKQRGFLELDLVLGKWVEDNVHSLDENRLRALVHVLDLENPDLWKWLSGQEKPPESVSSNPVFAAMHERVMKNLESHSSPATRATPGQPWVRGWDDIKKGRDGPIAGNQ; this is encoded by the exons ATGGGTTCGCTGAGACTAGGTGTTATCAACCTCCGCAGATTCCTCACTTCATCTAATCCCACCGCATCTCCTCTTCCTCGCtattctctttcttctcctttcaGCTCCCTTCATATCGATTTGTCTGACGAAGAAAGCAAAAGGCGCTTGTTTAACAG GTTAATTTATAGAAGCAAACAACGAGGGTTCTTGGAACTCGACTTGGTTCTCGGCAAATGGGTGGAGGACAATGTTCACTCCTTGGATGAAAATCGTCTTCGAGCTCTCGTTCATGTCCTCGACTTG GAGAATCCAGATCTATGGAAGTGGCTATCTGGACAGGAGAAACCTCCAGAATCAGTTAGCAGTAATCCA GTTTTTGCTGCAATGCATGAAAGAGTTATGAAGAACCTTGAGAGCCATTCTTCCCCAGCAACAAGAGCAACACCTGGCCAACCATGGGTAAGGGGTTGGGATGATATCAAGAAAGGTCGGGACGGTCCCATTGCTGGGAATCAGTAG